The following proteins are encoded in a genomic region of Streptomyces sp. SLBN-31:
- the nudC gene encoding NAD(+) diphosphatase has protein sequence MTTWTDHTADRPISLTAPSGIDRAAHHRLDEAWLAAAWSHPTTRCFVVSGGQVLIDETPDGRTELVMTPSFEAPLTEAHRYFLGTDEDGVSYFALQKDALPGRIDQSARPAGLREAGLLLSPRDAGLMVHAVGLENWQRTHRFCSRCGERTVIAAAGHIRRCPACGAEHYPRTDPAVIMAVTDAEDRILLGRQVHWPEGRFSTLAGFVEPGESIEQAVRREVFEEAGISIGQVEYVASQPWPFPSSLMLGFMAHATSTEIDVDGDEIHEARWFSRDELGAAFDSGEVLPPYGISIAARLIELWYGKPLPTRSV, from the coding sequence GTGACCACCTGGACCGACCACACCGCCGACCGCCCCATCTCGCTCACCGCCCCGAGCGGCATCGACCGCGCCGCCCATCACCGGCTCGACGAGGCCTGGCTCGCGGCGGCGTGGAGCCACCCCACGACCCGCTGCTTCGTGGTCTCCGGCGGCCAGGTCCTCATCGACGAGACGCCCGACGGCCGTACCGAACTCGTCATGACCCCGTCCTTCGAGGCTCCTCTCACGGAGGCGCACCGCTACTTCCTGGGCACCGACGAGGACGGCGTCAGCTACTTCGCCCTCCAGAAGGACGCGTTGCCCGGCCGTATCGACCAGTCCGCGCGCCCGGCCGGCCTGCGCGAGGCCGGCCTGCTGCTGTCGCCGCGGGACGCGGGCCTGATGGTGCACGCCGTCGGCCTGGAGAACTGGCAGCGCACCCACCGCTTCTGCTCCCGCTGCGGCGAGCGCACGGTCATCGCCGCGGCCGGCCACATCCGCCGCTGCCCGGCCTGCGGGGCCGAGCACTACCCGCGCACCGACCCGGCCGTGATCATGGCGGTCACGGACGCGGAGGACCGTATCCTCCTCGGCCGCCAGGTCCACTGGCCCGAGGGCCGCTTCTCCACGCTCGCCGGCTTCGTCGAGCCCGGCGAGTCCATCGAGCAGGCGGTGCGCCGCGAGGTCTTCGAGGAGGCCGGCATCAGCATCGGGCAGGTCGAGTACGTCGCCAGCCAGCCCTGGCCGTTCCCGTCCAGCCTGATGCTCGGCTTCATGGCCCACGCCACCTCCACCGAGATCGACGTCGACGGCGACGAGATCCACGAGGCCCGCTGGTTCTCCCGCGACGAACTCGGCGCCGCCTTCGACTCCGGCGAGGTGCTCCCGCCCTACGGCATCTCGATCGCGGCCCGCCTGATCGAGCTCTGGTACGGCAAGCCGCTGCCGACGCGGAGCGTGTGA
- a CDS encoding dipeptidase: protein MSQTPDSAVRTYIEQHSSAFLEDLAEWLRIPSVSAQPDHAPDVRRSADWLAARLRETGFPTTEVWETAGAPAVYAEWPSDDPEAPTVLVYGHHDVQPAAREDGWDSEPFEPVVREGRLYARGAADDKGQVFFHTLGVRAHLAATGRTTPAVGLKLLIEGEEESGSPHFRALVEEHAGRLAADAVIVSDTGMWSEDTPTVCTGMRGLAECEIHFFGPDQDIHSGSFGGAVPNPATAAARLVAALHDEHARVAVPGFYDGVVELSDRERELFAELPFDEEEWLRTAKSYAARGEAGHTTLERVWARPTAEVNGIGGGYQGPGSKTIIPSSAMVKLSFRMVAGQDPAHIEKVVRDWAATQVPAGIRHEITFGAATRPCLTPLDHPALQSVVRAMGRAFGKPVRFTREGGSGPAADLQEVLDAPVLFLGISVPSDGWHAPNEKVELDLLLKGVETTAYLWGDLARTWRHAP, encoded by the coding sequence ATGAGCCAGACCCCGGACAGCGCCGTCCGTACGTACATCGAGCAGCACAGCTCCGCCTTCCTGGAGGACCTCGCGGAGTGGCTGCGCATCCCGTCCGTGTCCGCCCAGCCGGACCACGCGCCCGATGTACGCCGCAGCGCCGACTGGCTCGCCGCCAGGCTCCGGGAGACCGGCTTCCCGACCACCGAGGTCTGGGAGACCGCGGGAGCCCCCGCCGTCTACGCCGAGTGGCCCTCCGACGACCCCGAGGCGCCCACGGTCCTCGTCTACGGCCACCACGACGTGCAGCCCGCCGCCCGTGAGGACGGCTGGGACAGCGAGCCCTTCGAGCCGGTCGTCCGCGAAGGCCGCCTCTACGCGCGCGGGGCGGCCGACGACAAGGGCCAGGTCTTCTTCCACACCCTCGGCGTCCGCGCCCACCTCGCCGCGACCGGCCGCACCACCCCGGCCGTCGGCCTGAAGCTGCTGATCGAGGGCGAGGAGGAGTCCGGTTCGCCGCACTTCCGCGCGCTCGTGGAGGAGCACGCCGGACGGCTGGCCGCCGACGCCGTGATCGTCTCCGACACCGGCATGTGGTCCGAGGACACCCCCACCGTCTGCACCGGCATGCGCGGCCTCGCCGAGTGCGAGATCCACTTCTTCGGCCCCGACCAGGACATCCACTCCGGGTCCTTCGGCGGCGCGGTCCCGAACCCGGCCACCGCCGCCGCCCGTCTGGTCGCGGCCCTGCACGACGAGCACGCACGCGTGGCCGTCCCCGGCTTCTACGACGGCGTGGTCGAACTCTCCGACCGCGAGCGCGAGCTCTTCGCCGAACTGCCCTTCGACGAGGAGGAGTGGCTGCGCACCGCCAAGTCGTACGCCGCCCGGGGCGAGGCCGGCCACACCACCCTGGAACGCGTCTGGGCCCGCCCCACCGCCGAGGTCAACGGCATCGGCGGCGGCTACCAGGGCCCCGGCAGCAAGACGATCATCCCGTCCTCGGCGATGGTGAAGCTGTCCTTCCGTATGGTCGCGGGCCAGGATCCCGCGCACATCGAGAAGGTCGTCCGCGACTGGGCCGCCACGCAGGTGCCCGCGGGGATCCGGCACGAGATCACGTTCGGTGCCGCCACGCGCCCGTGCCTGACGCCGTTGGACCATCCCGCCCTGCAGTCCGTGGTCCGCGCCATGGGCCGCGCCTTCGGCAAGCCGGTCCGCTTCACCCGCGAGGGCGGCTCCGGACCGGCCGCCGACCTCCAGGAGGTCCTGGACGCACCGGTGCTCTTCCTGGGCATCTCCGTCCCGTCCGACGGCTGGCACGCGCCGAACGAGAAGGTCGAGCTCGACCTGCTTCTCAAGGGCGTCGAGACCACCGCGTACCTGTGGGGCGACCTCGCCCGCACGTGGCGTCATGCGCCCTGA
- a CDS encoding AarF/ABC1/UbiB kinase family protein: protein MSDLPRKAVTRTAKLAALPLGFAGRATWGLGKRIVGESAEIVGRELQQRTAEQLFKVLGELKGGAMKFGQALSVFESALPEEVAGPYRAALTKLQEAAPPMPTRTVHTVLGERLGADWQELFLEFEDKPAAAASIGQVHRGVWHDGREVAVKVQYPGAGDALLSDLNQLSRFARLLGPLIPGMDIKPLITELRDRVSEELDYALEAQAQQVHAEEFTGDPDVVVPVVVHQCDQILITEWMDGIPLSEIIADGTPEQRDRAGQLLARFLFSGPARTGLLHADPHPGNFRLLPGDADGEGDWRLGVLDFGTVDRLPGGLPTPIGDSLRMTLDGDAEAVYELLCEEGFVKESIELDPAAVLDYLLPIIEPARADEFTFTRGWMRSQAARIADPRSPAYQLGKQLNLPPAYLLIHRVTLSTIGVLCQLGATVRLREELEEWLPGFVLEDAEEDEPAAEA from the coding sequence ATGTCTGATCTTCCCCGCAAGGCGGTCACCCGGACCGCCAAGCTCGCCGCGCTCCCGCTCGGCTTCGCCGGGCGGGCCACCTGGGGACTGGGCAAGAGGATCGTCGGCGAGTCGGCGGAGATCGTCGGCCGCGAGCTGCAGCAGCGTACGGCGGAGCAGCTGTTCAAGGTGTTGGGCGAGCTCAAGGGCGGTGCGATGAAGTTCGGGCAGGCCCTGTCCGTCTTCGAGTCCGCACTCCCCGAGGAGGTCGCCGGCCCCTACCGCGCGGCGCTGACGAAGTTGCAGGAAGCGGCCCCGCCGATGCCGACGCGCACCGTGCACACGGTGCTCGGCGAGCGGCTCGGCGCTGACTGGCAGGAGCTGTTCCTGGAGTTCGAGGACAAGCCGGCCGCGGCCGCCTCGATCGGCCAGGTGCACCGGGGGGTGTGGCACGACGGCCGCGAGGTGGCGGTCAAGGTGCAGTACCCGGGAGCCGGCGACGCCCTTCTGTCCGATCTGAACCAACTCAGCCGTTTCGCCCGTCTGCTGGGCCCGCTCATTCCCGGTATGGACATCAAGCCGCTGATCACGGAACTCCGGGACCGTGTCTCGGAGGAGCTGGACTACGCTCTGGAGGCCCAGGCCCAGCAGGTCCACGCCGAGGAGTTCACGGGCGACCCGGACGTGGTGGTGCCGGTGGTGGTCCACCAGTGCGACCAGATCCTGATCACGGAGTGGATGGACGGCATCCCGCTCTCGGAGATCATCGCGGACGGCACTCCGGAGCAGCGCGACCGCGCCGGACAGCTCCTGGCCCGCTTCCTCTTCTCCGGTCCGGCCCGCACCGGTCTGCTGCACGCCGACCCGCACCCGGGCAACTTCCGCCTGCTGCCCGGCGACGCGGACGGCGAGGGCGACTGGCGGCTGGGCGTGCTGGACTTCGGCACGGTCGACCGTCTCCCGGGAGGCCTGCCCACCCCGATCGGCGACTCCCTGCGGATGACCCTCGACGGAGATGCGGAGGCCGTCTACGAGCTGCTCTGCGAGGAGGGTTTCGTCAAGGAGTCCATAGAGCTGGACCCGGCGGCCGTCCTCGACTACCTGCTGCCGATCATCGAACCGGCCCGGGCGGACGAGTTCACCTTCACCCGCGGCTGGATGCGCAGCCAGGCGGCCCGCATCGCCGACCCCCGCTCACCGGCCTACCAACTGGGCAAGCAGCTGAACCTGCCGCCCGCCTACCTTCTGATCCACCGGGTGACGCTGAGCACGATCGGTGTCCTGTGTCAGCTGGGGGCCACGGTGCGGCTGCGCGAGGAGTTGGAGGAGTGGCTGCCGGGGTTCGTGCTGGAGGACGCGGAGGAGGACGAGCCGGCTGCGGAAGCCTGA
- a CDS encoding ATP-dependent DNA helicase yields MPPRITDPDQLKELLGIPFTPEQTACIIAPPAPQVIVAGAGSGKTTVMAARVVWLVGTGQVAPEQVLGLTFTNKAAGELAERVRKALIKAGVTDPDVIDPDNPPGEPVISTYHAFAGRLLTDHGLRLGLEPTSRLLADATRFQLAARVLREAPGPYPALTRSFADLVSDLLTLDAELAEHLVRPEDVRAYDAELLRTLQGAKLTNADLRKVPEAAAARRELADLVVRYRAAKRERDLLDFGDQIALSAQLARIPEVGRVLRDEFRVVLLDEYQDTSVAQRILLAGLFGGGTGHPVTAVGDPCQAIYGWRGASVANLDDFPEHFARPDGRPATRQALSENRRSGGRLLDLANGLAEPLRAMHAGVEALRPAPGAERDGVVRCALLSTHAEEIDWIADSIAHLVNTGKAPGEIAVLCRTATDFAEIQGALVARDVPVEVVGLSGLLHLPEIADLVAVCEVLQDPGANASLVRLLTGPRWRIGPRDLALLGRRARLLVSHARVEDDDDRDRRLAEAVEGVDPSEVISLADALDTFLEMPLDAEREEDGLPFSPDARVRFARLAAELRDLRRSLSDPLMDVLHRVLAVTGLEVELSASPHALAARRRETLSNFLDVAASFAAGDGEASLLAFLGFLRTAAQYEKGLDNALPGGENTVKVLTAHKSKGLEWDVVAVPGLVKDTFPSTKGREKWTAQGKVLPHALRGDADTLPDVESWDSRGLKAFQEAMKEHQHTEELRLGYVTFTRPRSLLLGSGHWWGPTQKKRRGPSDFLLDLYEHCEAGHGEIEVWAEEPAEDEENPVLHTASADQVWPLPLDEASLARRRTAAETVLAHLEDLASHEDGHPAAVHDPDRHEDPEWPAPPDDEDPYGEEDPFPDEEPGDWDSWSADRPTVPHQATGPESAEHVGTRAPEHTRAREHTRLTPEEARTIASWDRDLDALTGELLRAREAVTDVPLPVTLTASQVLRLAADPDGFAQELARPMPRPPQPAARRGTRFHAWVEARFEELTLPVLEPDELPGSDAEIADERDLEALKDAFERTAYAHRTPHRVEAPFQLVIAGRVIRGRIDAVYKEGDGEATTYEIVDWKTSRDRTADPLQLALYRLAWAEQRGVPLASVNAAFLYVRTGEVVRPRDLPDRAALERLLLGEPAAQANCEEPPTEDVGAGR; encoded by the coding sequence GTGCCGCCCCGTATCACCGATCCCGATCAGCTCAAGGAGCTCCTCGGGATTCCGTTCACCCCGGAGCAGACGGCCTGCATCATCGCGCCGCCCGCCCCGCAGGTGATCGTGGCCGGCGCCGGGTCGGGCAAGACGACGGTGATGGCGGCCCGCGTGGTCTGGCTGGTGGGCACCGGCCAGGTCGCCCCCGAGCAGGTACTGGGCCTGACCTTCACCAACAAGGCCGCCGGGGAGCTCGCCGAACGCGTCCGCAAGGCGCTGATCAAGGCGGGCGTCACCGACCCGGACGTCATCGACCCGGACAACCCGCCGGGCGAACCGGTCATCTCGACCTACCACGCGTTCGCCGGCCGCCTCCTGACCGACCACGGACTGCGCCTCGGCCTGGAGCCGACCTCGCGTCTGCTCGCCGACGCCACCCGCTTCCAGCTCGCCGCACGTGTGCTGCGGGAGGCCCCGGGCCCCTATCCGGCCCTCACCCGCTCCTTCGCGGACCTCGTCAGCGACCTGCTGACCCTCGACGCCGAACTCGCCGAGCACCTCGTGCGCCCCGAGGACGTCCGCGCGTACGACGCCGAACTGCTGCGCACCCTGCAGGGCGCCAAACTCACCAACGCCGATCTGCGCAAGGTCCCCGAGGCGGCCGCCGCCCGCCGTGAACTGGCCGACCTGGTGGTCCGCTACCGCGCCGCCAAACGCGAGCGCGACCTGCTCGACTTCGGCGACCAGATCGCCCTCTCCGCACAGCTCGCGCGCATCCCCGAGGTCGGCCGCGTCCTGCGCGACGAGTTCCGGGTGGTCCTCCTGGACGAGTACCAGGACACCTCGGTGGCCCAACGCATCCTCCTGGCGGGCCTGTTCGGCGGCGGCACCGGCCACCCGGTGACCGCCGTCGGCGACCCCTGCCAGGCGATCTACGGCTGGCGCGGCGCGTCCGTCGCCAACCTGGACGACTTCCCCGAGCACTTCGCCCGCCCCGACGGCCGCCCCGCCACCCGCCAGGCGCTCAGCGAAAACCGCCGCAGCGGCGGCCGCCTGCTGGACCTCGCCAACGGCCTCGCGGAACCGCTGCGCGCCATGCACGCGGGCGTGGAGGCCCTCCGCCCCGCCCCGGGCGCCGAACGGGACGGCGTCGTACGCTGCGCGCTGCTGTCCACCCACGCCGAGGAGATCGACTGGATCGCCGACTCGATCGCCCACCTGGTGAACACCGGCAAGGCGCCCGGCGAGATCGCCGTGCTGTGCCGCACGGCGACCGACTTCGCGGAGATCCAGGGCGCGCTCGTCGCCCGGGACGTCCCCGTCGAGGTGGTCGGCCTGTCCGGGCTGCTGCACCTGCCGGAGATCGCCGACCTGGTCGCCGTCTGCGAGGTGCTCCAGGACCCCGGCGCCAACGCCTCCCTGGTCCGGCTGCTCACCGGTCCGCGCTGGCGCATCGGCCCGCGCGACCTCGCCCTCCTGGGCCGCAGGGCACGGCTGCTCGTGTCCCACGCGCGGGTGGAGGACGACGACGACCGGGACCGGCGGCTCGCCGAGGCCGTTGAGGGGGTCGATCCGTCGGAGGTGATATCGCTCGCCGACGCCCTCGACACCTTCCTGGAGATGCCGCTCGACGCGGAGCGGGAGGAGGACGGGCTGCCGTTCTCGCCGGACGCGCGCGTACGGTTCGCGCGCCTGGCCGCCGAACTGCGCGACCTGCGCCGGTCATTGTCCGACCCGCTGATGGACGTCCTGCACCGCGTCCTCGCCGTCACCGGCCTGGAGGTGGAGCTGTCGGCGTCCCCGCACGCCCTGGCCGCCCGCCGCCGCGAGACGCTCTCCAACTTCCTGGACGTCGCCGCCTCCTTCGCCGCCGGGGACGGCGAGGCGAGTCTGCTCGCCTTCCTGGGTTTCCTGCGCACCGCGGCGCAGTACGAGAAGGGCCTCGACAACGCCCTGCCCGGCGGCGAGAACACCGTGAAGGTGCTCACCGCCCACAAGTCGAAGGGCCTGGAGTGGGACGTCGTCGCCGTCCCGGGACTGGTCAAGGACACCTTCCCCAGCACCAAGGGCCGGGAGAAGTGGACCGCCCAGGGCAAGGTGCTGCCGCACGCGCTGCGCGGCGACGCCGACACCCTGCCCGACGTCGAGTCCTGGGACTCCCGCGGCCTGAAGGCCTTCCAGGAGGCGATGAAGGAGCACCAGCACACCGAGGAACTCCGCCTCGGCTACGTCACCTTCACCCGCCCCCGTTCCCTCCTCCTCGGCTCGGGCCACTGGTGGGGCCCTACCCAGAAGAAGCGGCGCGGCCCCTCCGACTTCCTGCTGGACCTGTACGAGCACTGCGAGGCCGGGCACGGCGAGATCGAGGTGTGGGCCGAGGAGCCCGCCGAGGACGAGGAGAACCCCGTCCTGCACACGGCGAGCGCCGACCAGGTCTGGCCCCTGCCGCTGGACGAGGCGTCCCTCGCCCGCCGTCGGACGGCCGCCGAAACCGTCCTGGCACACCTGGAGGACCTCGCCTCCCACGAGGACGGCCACCCCGCGGCCGTACACGACCCGGACCGTCACGAGGACCCGGAGTGGCCCGCGCCGCCGGACGACGAGGATCCCTACGGCGAAGAGGACCCGTTCCCGGACGAGGAGCCCGGAGACTGGGACAGCTGGTCCGCGGACCGCCCGACGGTCCCGCACCAGGCGACGGGGCCGGAGAGCGCCGAGCACGTCGGCACGCGCGCGCCGGAGCACACCCGTGCGCGCGAGCACACCCGCCTCACTCCCGAGGAAGCCCGCACCATCGCCTCCTGGGACCGCGACCTGGACGCGCTCACCGGCGAGCTCCTGCGCGCGCGGGAGGCCGTCACCGACGTCCCGCTGCCGGTGACCCTCACCGCGTCGCAGGTGCTGCGGCTGGCCGCCGACCCGGACGGGTTCGCGCAGGAACTCGCGCGCCCCATGCCCCGCCCGCCGCAGCCCGCCGCGCGCCGGGGCACCCGCTTCCACGCCTGGGTCGAGGCCCGCTTCGAAGAACTCACCCTCCCCGTACTGGAACCGGACGAACTGCCCGGCAGTGACGCCGAGATCGCCGACGAGCGCGACCTGGAGGCGCTCAAGGACGCCTTCGAACGCACCGCGTACGCCCACCGCACGCCCCACCGCGTCGAGGCACCCTTCCAGCTCGTCATCGCCGGCCGGGTGATCAGGGGGCGCATCGACGCCGTCTACAAGGAGGGCGACGGCGAGGCGACGACGTACGAGATCGTCGACTGGAAGACCAGCCGCGACCGCACCGCCGATCCGCTCCAGCTCGCCCTGTACCGGCTCGCCTGGGCCGAGCAGCGGGGCGTGCCCCTGGCGTCCGTCAACGCGGCGTTCCTGTACGTCCGCACCGGTGAGGTGGTACGACCGCGGGACCTGCCGGACCGGGCCGCACTGGAACGGCTGCTCCTGGGCGAGCCGGCCGCGCAAGCAAACTGTGAGGAACCGCCCACCGAGGATGTCGGCGCGGGCCGATAG
- a CDS encoding ATP-dependent DNA helicase UvrD2, translating to MTAATHSTLFPRVPDSADAVLEGLDPEQREVATALRGPVCVLAGAGTGKTRAITHRIAYGVRAGILQPSSVLAVTFTNRAAGEMRGRLRQLGAVGVQARTFHSAALRQLQYFWPKAVGGSMPRLVDRKIQLVADAAAACRIRLDRGELRDVTGEIEWSKVTQTVPADYAAAAAKAGRESPRDPAEIAQLYSVYEDLKRDRSVIDFEDVLLLTVAVLQDRHDIAEQVRAQYQHFVVDEYQDVSPLQQRLLELWLGERDDLCVVGDASQTIYSFTGATPDHLLDFRARHPGATVVKLVRDYRSTPQVVHLANGLLAQARGRAADHRLELVSQRAAGPEPRYTEYTDEPAEAEGAARRIRELIDAGTPASEIAILFRTNSQSETYEQALADAGVPYQLRGAERFFDRPEVRRAIVNLRGAARFGGNDSRLDDAVDLPSQVRAVLSGEGWSTEPPAGSGAVRERWESLAALVNLAHDFAAAQQGATLADLVAELDERANAQHAPTVQGVTLASLHSAKGLEWDVVFLVGVAEGMMPITYAKTDEQIEEERRLLYVGVTRARERLHVSWALSRSPGGRPNRRPSRFLDGLRPGSTGAAGRGATGGAGGVERGYTSRPESVAPRRTQRTPARCRVCGRTLTDAGEMKLMRCEDCPSDMDEGLYERLCEWRAEQARRSGQPAFCVFTDKTLMAIAEAVPDDAHELARIPGVGQRKLNRYGADVLALCAGQDLAADGEKD from the coding sequence GTGACAGCAGCAACGCACTCCACGCTCTTCCCGCGGGTACCGGACTCGGCCGACGCGGTGCTCGAAGGGCTCGACCCCGAGCAGCGCGAGGTGGCCACCGCCCTGCGCGGGCCGGTGTGCGTGCTGGCGGGCGCCGGCACGGGCAAGACCCGGGCGATCACCCACCGCATCGCCTACGGGGTGCGGGCCGGGATCCTCCAGCCGTCCAGCGTGCTGGCCGTCACCTTCACCAACCGTGCCGCGGGGGAGATGCGCGGCCGGCTGCGCCAGCTCGGCGCCGTCGGCGTCCAGGCCCGCACCTTCCACTCGGCCGCCCTGCGCCAGCTGCAGTACTTCTGGCCGAAAGCGGTCGGTGGCTCCATGCCCCGGCTCGTCGACCGCAAGATCCAGCTCGTCGCGGACGCGGCCGCCGCCTGCCGCATCCGTCTCGACCGGGGTGAGCTGCGGGACGTCACCGGCGAGATCGAGTGGTCCAAGGTCACCCAGACCGTCCCCGCCGACTACGCGGCGGCCGCGGCCAAGGCCGGCCGTGAGTCCCCCCGCGACCCGGCCGAGATCGCCCAGCTCTACTCCGTCTACGAGGACCTCAAGCGGGACCGCTCCGTCATCGACTTCGAGGACGTCCTGCTGCTGACCGTGGCCGTGTTGCAGGACCGGCACGACATCGCCGAACAGGTCCGCGCCCAGTACCAGCACTTCGTCGTGGACGAGTACCAGGACGTCAGCCCCCTCCAGCAGCGCCTGCTGGAGCTGTGGCTCGGCGAGCGCGACGACCTGTGCGTCGTCGGCGACGCCAGCCAGACGATCTACTCGTTCACCGGAGCAACCCCCGACCACCTTCTCGACTTCCGCGCCCGCCACCCCGGGGCCACCGTCGTCAAGCTGGTCCGCGACTACCGCTCCACCCCCCAGGTGGTCCATCTCGCCAACGGCCTCCTCGCCCAAGCCCGCGGCCGCGCCGCCGACCACCGCCTGGAGCTGGTCTCCCAGCGGGCCGCGGGCCCCGAACCCCGCTACACCGAGTACACGGACGAGCCCGCCGAGGCCGAGGGCGCCGCCCGCCGCATCCGCGAACTCATCGACGCGGGAACCCCGGCGAGCGAGATCGCGATCCTGTTCCGCACCAACTCCCAGTCGGAGACCTACGAACAGGCCCTGGCCGATGCCGGGGTCCCCTACCAACTGCGCGGCGCCGAGCGGTTCTTCGACCGGCCCGAGGTGCGCAGAGCCATCGTCAACCTCAGGGGCGCCGCCCGCTTCGGCGGCAACGACTCCCGGCTGGACGACGCCGTCGACCTGCCCTCCCAAGTGCGTGCCGTGCTCTCCGGCGAGGGCTGGAGCACCGAGCCCCCGGCCGGTTCCGGCGCCGTCAGGGAGCGCTGGGAGTCCCTGGCCGCCCTGGTGAATCTGGCGCACGACTTCGCCGCCGCCCAGCAGGGCGCCACCCTGGCCGACCTCGTCGCCGAGCTGGACGAGAGAGCGAACGCGCAGCACGCTCCGACCGTCCAGGGCGTCACCCTCGCCTCCCTGCACTCGGCCAAGGGCCTCGAGTGGGACGTCGTCTTCCTGGTCGGGGTCGCCGAGGGCATGATGCCGATCACCTATGCGAAGACCGACGAGCAGATCGAGGAGGAGCGCCGCCTCCTCTACGTCGGCGTCACCCGGGCCCGCGAACGCCTGCACGTCTCCTGGGCGCTGTCCCGCTCGCCGGGCGGCCGCCCGAACCGCCGCCCCAGCCGCTTCCTGGACGGCCTGCGCCCCGGCTCCACCGGCGCCGCCGGCCGCGGCGCGACGGGCGGCGCGGGGGGCGTGGAGCGCGGTTACACCAGCAGGCCGGAGTCCGTCGCCCCGCGACGCACCCAGCGGACCCCGGCCCGCTGCCGGGTCTGCGGGCGCACGCTCACCGACGCCGGCGAGATGAAGCTGATGCGCTGCGAGGACTGCCCCTCCGACATGGACGAGGGCCTGTACGAGCGGCTGTGCGAGTGGCGCGCGGAGCAGGCACGGCGCAGCGGGCAGCCTGCCTTCTGCGTCTTCACCGACAAGACGCTGATGGCCATCGCCGAGGCCGTACCGGACGACGCGCACGAGTTGGCACGCATCCCCGGGGTCGGACAGCGCAAGCTCAACCGCTACGGGGCGGACGTACTGGCTCTGTGCGCAGGCCAGGACCTCGCGGCTGACGGCGAGAAAGACTGA
- a CDS encoding mycoredoxin produces MPGTVTMYSTTWCGYCRRLKSQMDREGITYDEINIEQDPESAAFVEKANGGNQTVPTVLFPDGSTLTNPSLAQVKQKIGV; encoded by the coding sequence ATGCCGGGCACTGTGACGATGTACAGCACCACGTGGTGTGGCTACTGCCGCCGGTTGAAGAGCCAGATGGACCGCGAGGGCATCACGTACGACGAGATCAACATCGAGCAGGACCCGGAGTCCGCGGCTTTCGTCGAGAAGGCGAATGGCGGAAACCAGACGGTGCCGACCGTGCTGTTCCCGGACGGTTCGACGCTGACGAACCCGTCGCTGGCCCAGGTGAAGCAGAAGATCGGCGTGTGA
- a CDS encoding WhiB family transcriptional regulator, with translation MQLEAHAPSVPPSETIPPPGLTEDSTLTPLTALTALDDAIENLGVPVPCRSYDPEVFFAESPADVEYAKSLCRTCPLIEACLAGAKERREPWGVWGGELFVQGVVVARKRPRGRPRKNPVTA, from the coding sequence GTGCAACTCGAAGCGCACGCCCCGTCCGTACCGCCTTCCGAAACGATCCCCCCGCCCGGCCTCACGGAGGACTCCACCTTGACCCCGCTCACCGCGCTCACCGCGCTCGACGACGCCATCGAGAACCTCGGCGTACCCGTCCCCTGCCGTTCCTACGACCCGGAGGTCTTCTTCGCCGAGTCGCCGGCCGACGTCGAGTACGCCAAGTCCCTCTGCCGCACCTGCCCGCTGATCGAGGCCTGCCTCGCCGGCGCCAAGGAGCGGCGTGAGCCCTGGGGCGTCTGGGGTGGCGAGCTGTTCGTCCAGGGTGTCGTCGTCGCCCGGAAGCGGCCGCGTGGTCGCCCGCGCAAGAACCCGGTCACGGCATGA